A genomic segment from Epinephelus fuscoguttatus linkage group LG17, E.fuscoguttatus.final_Chr_v1 encodes:
- the hepacam2 gene encoding HEPACAM family member 2: protein MEATGGTALYVCSVLFILTEVSSEFIHIPTLVHHGIEGKSVLLSVESRFPLDEVEIQGTWSHTRPSGTRTTLVTFTKETAITDMTYRNHLLFREPNVSLLIRKLNQDDEGDYHLTLNIQFHNKTGLVIKEERTVHVTVDVPVSTPVIEKSPSYAVVEDKANVTWACSVERGTRVVFQWLRDNVALGPSDRYHFSQDNSTLLISPVRKEDKGTYHCVASNAVSQGRHSRAVELNVYYGPYNLEVNSGQGLRTGEVFTINPGELVFFECQADSNPPNSYVWISKSRNSTQVITEGPRLEVRSYRLAQAEEYLCRAFNNVTQKQDEAQFTLVVASLGTGKEKHTQEGSPVSPLAAITVCSLFVIGCMLLFFLRRTCHPKRVLMSIYNRPLSEQKRPHRSGHEDATEDFGIYEFVSIPGKMESAQASCRSLARLESVQDMHATIYDVIRHVPETPSHSLLE, encoded by the exons ATGGAGGCCACAGGAGGAACAGCGCTCTACGTCTGCTCTGTTCTCTTCATCCTAACAG AAGTCAGCTCTGAGTTCATCCACATCCCGACATTGGTCCATCATGGTATTGAAGGGAAGTCCGTGCTCCTGTCTGTTGAGTCTCGCTTCCCGCTGGATGAAGTTGAAATCCAGGGAACTTGGTCCCACACCAGGCCGAGCGGCACCAGAACCACGTTGGTGACGTTTACCAAAGAGACTGCAATCACTGACATGACGTACCGCAACCACCTCCTCTTTAGAGAACCCAATGTTTCTTTGCTAATCCGGAAATTAAACCAGGACGATGAGGGGGATTACCACCTAACTCTCAACATACAGTTTCATAACAAGACAGGGCTGGTTATCAAGGAGGAAAGAACTGTGCATGTAACAGTGGACG TCCCTGTGTCCACTCCAGTCATTGAGAAGAGCCCATCATATGCAGTTGTTGAAGACAAGGCAAATGTAACCTGGGCTTGCTCTGTCGAGAGAGGAACAAGAGTTGTGTTCCAGTGGCTAAGGGACAACGTTGCACTAGGTCCAAGTGACAGATACCACTTCTCCCAAGACAACTCAACATTGTTAATCAGTCCTGTGAGAAAGGAGGACAAGGGAACGTACCACTGTGTGGCCAGCAACGCTGTCAGCCAGGGCCGGCACAGCAGGGCCGTGGAGCTCAACGTCTATT ATGGCCCCTACAACCTGGAGGTGAACTCAGGCCAGGGCCTGCGGACAGGAGAGGTGTTCACCATAAACCCCGGAGAACTGGTCTTCTTTGAATGTCAGGCTGACTCCAACCCACCCAACAGCTACGTCTGGATCTCTAAGAGCCGCAACTCTACCCAAGTCATCACCGAGGGCCCGCGGCTGGAGGTGCGCTCCTACAGACTGGCCCAGGCTGAAGAGTACCTGTGCCGCGCCTTCAACAACGTGACACAGAAGCAGGACGAGGCCCAGTTTACTCTGGTGGTGGCCAGCTTAGGAACAG GGAAAGAGAAGCACACCCAGGAGGGCAGCCCTGTCTCCCCTTTGGCAGCCATCACCGTCTGCTCTTTGTTCGTCATTGGCTGTATGCTGCTGTTCTTCCTCAGGAGAACCTGCCACCCTAAGAGAG TGCTCATGAGCATTTACAACAG GCCGCTTTCAGAGCAGAAACGACCACATCGTTCAG gtcATGAAGATGCAACAGAAGACTTTGGCATCTATGAGTTTGTCTCCATACCTGGGAAAATGGAGTCTGCACAG GCATCGTGCAGATCTCTGGCTCGCCTGGAGTCAGTTCAGGATATGCACGCCACTATCTACGATGTGATCAGACATGTTCCCGAAACCCCCAGTCACAGTTTGCTGGAGTAA